CCAGGACCTGGTGATCCGGACTCACGATTTGAACGATCCCGATCTGGCTGTCCGTCGACAGCAGGGACGGATCGAGTTCAGTCGCGCTACGTTCGGCGAGTTGCTGGGTGATCTGGGTGGCGCGGGCATCCGAGGTGTCCTGCGCCGACAATTGAAGTGAGTGCGCGAGAAGCAGCACGAGCGCGGCACCGGCGATGATGAGACAGAACGCGATGACCAGTGTCGACGCCACCGTCGAGCGAATGCGCACACTCCACTGCGACGGGTGCAGAATCGACGACGCGAAGTTCATGACGTCCAGTCTCTCCCAACGAGGAACGCACGCGGGATTCTTCTCAGCATCCTTTCAGTTGCTACTGACCGAGAACCCACTGACGCCTGATCGCCCCCACCGACTACCGTCGAGGTGTGCGCTCAGAATCTCGTCGATCGAACATCCAGACCTTCCACGTCATGGACGTGTGGAAAGCCGCCACCGAACGTCAGCGGACTCATGGTGACGTCCTGACGTTGGCGGCCGGTCAGCCGTCGACGCCGGCACCCGCCCCGGTGCTGGCTGCGACGCGCGAGATTCTCGGCACCGAACTGCTGGGATACACCGAGACGTTCGGCATTCTCCCGCTCCGCGAAGCCATCGCCGGTTACCACTCGGAGAGTTCGGGGATTACCGTCGACGCCGATGACGTGGTCGTCACCACTGGATCTTCGGGCGCATTCACCTTGCTGTTCCTGGCCGCATTCGACGAAGGCGATACCGTCGTCGTTGCGCGTCCGGGTTACCCGGCCTACCGCAATACGCTTGCGGCGCTGGGATGCAACGTCGTAGAACTCGATTGTGGACCGGCCACGAGATATCAGCCGACCGTCGAGATGCTCGACGCGCTGCCGACGCCGCCGGCCGGACTGATCGTTGCCAGCCCCGCCAACCCGACGGGAACCGTCATCGCACCGGAAGAGCTTGCCGCGCTGGCGAAGTGGTGCGACAAGAACGGAACACTGCTGATTTCCGATGAGATCTATCACGGCATCGGCTACGGCGATCAGCACACGTCGAGTGCCTGGGAAACGTCCCGCGAATCCGTGGTCATCGGCTCCGTGTCCAAGTACTTCTCCATGACGGGGTGGCGCCTCGGCTGGATGCTGGTTCCCACGTACCTGCGTCGCCCGCTGCAGAGACTCGCGTCGAATATGACCGTGTGCCCACCCGCAATCTCGCAGTACGCCGCAATCGAAGCGTTCTCGGCGGAAGCGAAGATCGAACTGGACGGCCACGTCGAGAGGTATGCGCTCAATCGTGAACTTCTGCTGACCGGTCTGCCGAAGCTCGGCATCACCGAACTGGCTCCCGCAGACGGCGCCTTTTACGTGTACGCCGATATCGGGCATCTGTGCGGCGACGAGGGCGCCACTGCCTGGTGTTCGCGGTTGCTGACAGATACCGGAGTCGCGCTCGCGCCGGGAATCGACTTCGACACGGTGCACGGAAATCGGATGGTTCGCCTCTCGTTCGCCGGTGCCACCGCTGATATCGAAGAGGCGCTGCGACGCCTCGAAACGTGGCTCACGTAACAATCAACAGGACGTTCGGGCTGTTTTCCGGTCCCGATGCTGCAGAAACTGGCACGATGGAAATGTGTCGGGAGCAGCAACACCCAAGGGAGCGAAACGTCGCCAAGCGTTGGTGGCG
The nucleotide sequence above comes from Rhodococcus sp. KBS0724. Encoded proteins:
- a CDS encoding pyridoxal phosphate-dependent aminotransferase, translating into MRSESRRSNIQTFHVMDVWKAATERQRTHGDVLTLAAGQPSTPAPAPVLAATREILGTELLGYTETFGILPLREAIAGYHSESSGITVDADDVVVTTGSSGAFTLLFLAAFDEGDTVVVARPGYPAYRNTLAALGCNVVELDCGPATRYQPTVEMLDALPTPPAGLIVASPANPTGTVIAPEELAALAKWCDKNGTLLISDEIYHGIGYGDQHTSSAWETSRESVVIGSVSKYFSMTGWRLGWMLVPTYLRRPLQRLASNMTVCPPAISQYAAIEAFSAEAKIELDGHVERYALNRELLLTGLPKLGITELAPADGAFYVYADIGHLCGDEGATAWCSRLLTDTGVALAPGIDFDTVHGNRMVRLSFAGATADIEEALRRLETWLT